A single region of the Syntrophotaleaceae bacterium genome encodes:
- a CDS encoding multidrug efflux RND transporter permease subunit produces MFSKFFIERPIFATVVSLIIVIAGLVAMKGLPVEQYPTITPVTVQVTTTYPGADAKTVGDSVAAPIEAQINGVDNMLYMTSTSSSTGQMTITVYFTLDTDPDVAQVWVQNRVNLALPQLPEAVTQYGVSVQKKSSTPLMIIAVFNKDGRYSPEYVTNYTNIHILDAIKRVKGAGQAQIFGVPDQAMRIWMDPDRMASLGITTTDIQNAIAKQNALWGAGQVGQQPGAEDQQLTFPVVTQAPFVKPSEYEDIILRANPDGSAIVRVKDVARAEVGRRQYIDDNRLNGTPATPIIVYQQPGANGLDVSSQVRQVMEDLKSTLPDGIEYVIALDTTEFVRISIEEVIHTLFEAVILVILVVYFFLQSFRATIVCIVAVLVSLIGTLAGMLVLGFSINLLTLFGLVLAIGMVVDDAIVVVENVERIMAREHKSVREATIMAMDQISGALVAVVLVMASVFIPAAFLPGTTGQLYKQFAITIVISVIISGFVALTLSPAMCGILLKHSAPTQRGIRGLVNRFFAWFNRGFDRFTAGFGEAVLFMIRRKAIAFIILAFLILGLVHLFRTIPTSFVPNEDQGYLMAQVIMPDSASLNRTVRTASQVDALFAKNPAVDSRSMINGFSLIDGQYKPNVSTFFVTLKDFEERYSSNERARKQNAKAVLTDVAAEARAIDTGLFIPIMPPAIQGIGTTGGFEFWIQDKGAGDPARLNEVTQQFLAKAGTRPELSGMNSTFRAASQQLRAEVDRSKTVLLGLPISDVYSTLQAQFGSIQVSQYNEYSRVWNVILQSDAPYRRNPGDIKKLYTRSNAGTMVPLSALVTTRYVTGPDLVRHFNGLPAAQITGNAAPGYSSGTAIEVMEEVAKEVLPAEYDFDWSGMAYEEKKSGGTSAIAFLFGIIIVFLVLAAQFESWIIPGSVLTAVPFGILGALIFNWLRGLNNDVYFQIGLLVLIGLGAKNAVLRVAFAVDLRKQGLSVLDATIQAGEERLRPIIMTSLAFIFGVIPLAIATGAGANARHSIGTGVIGGMLGETTLAMLYVPLFFYLFDTLVERSARKRAAKPPPKPSPAAPPDGGAPELATSKKEGH; encoded by the coding sequence ATGTTCTCCAAGTTCTTTATCGAACGGCCCATCTTTGCAACGGTCGTTTCTCTCATCATCGTGATCGCCGGGCTGGTGGCCATGAAAGGTCTGCCGGTGGAGCAGTACCCGACGATCACACCGGTCACCGTCCAGGTCACCACCACCTACCCCGGCGCCGATGCAAAAACCGTCGGCGACTCAGTGGCCGCGCCCATCGAGGCCCAGATCAACGGCGTCGACAACATGCTCTACATGACGTCGACCAGTTCCAGCACCGGGCAGATGACGATCACCGTCTATTTCACGCTCGATACGGACCCGGACGTCGCCCAGGTGTGGGTGCAGAACCGCGTCAACCTCGCCCTGCCCCAGTTGCCCGAAGCTGTCACCCAGTACGGGGTTTCGGTTCAGAAGAAGTCCTCCACACCCCTGATGATCATTGCGGTCTTCAACAAGGATGGCCGTTACAGCCCCGAATATGTGACCAACTATACCAATATTCATATTCTGGATGCGATCAAGCGGGTGAAGGGCGCGGGCCAGGCCCAGATTTTCGGCGTGCCCGACCAGGCGATGCGGATCTGGATGGACCCGGACCGGATGGCCTCCCTCGGGATCACGACGACCGATATCCAGAACGCCATTGCGAAACAGAATGCCTTATGGGGGGCTGGGCAGGTGGGTCAGCAGCCGGGCGCCGAAGACCAGCAGCTCACCTTCCCCGTTGTCACGCAAGCGCCCTTCGTGAAGCCGTCGGAATACGAGGATATCATTCTCCGTGCCAACCCGGATGGTAGCGCCATCGTCCGGGTGAAGGATGTTGCCCGGGCGGAAGTCGGGCGCAGGCAGTACATTGACGACAACAGGCTGAACGGAACGCCGGCAACCCCCATCATCGTCTATCAGCAACCGGGCGCGAACGGGCTCGACGTTTCCAGCCAGGTGCGCCAGGTGATGGAAGACCTGAAATCGACATTGCCCGACGGCATCGAATACGTCATCGCCCTCGATACGACCGAATTCGTGCGCATCTCCATCGAAGAGGTGATCCACACCCTGTTTGAAGCCGTCATTCTCGTGATCCTGGTCGTCTACTTCTTCCTGCAGAGCTTTCGTGCCACGATCGTCTGCATTGTCGCCGTCCTCGTTTCGCTGATCGGGACCCTGGCCGGCATGCTCGTGCTCGGTTTCTCCATCAACCTTCTCACCCTCTTCGGTCTCGTGCTTGCCATCGGCATGGTGGTGGATGATGCCATTGTGGTCGTGGAGAATGTCGAGCGGATCATGGCGAGGGAACATAAATCGGTCAGGGAGGCGACGATCATGGCCATGGATCAGATCAGCGGCGCACTCGTTGCCGTTGTGCTGGTCATGGCCTCGGTCTTTATCCCCGCTGCGTTCCTTCCCGGCACGACCGGACAGCTCTACAAACAGTTCGCCATCACCATCGTCATCTCGGTGATCATCTCCGGGTTCGTGGCCCTGACCCTGAGCCCGGCCATGTGCGGAATCCTGCTGAAGCACTCCGCCCCCACTCAGCGCGGCATCAGGGGATTGGTCAACCGGTTCTTTGCCTGGTTCAACCGCGGATTCGACCGTTTTACCGCGGGATTCGGCGAGGCCGTTCTGTTCATGATCAGGCGGAAGGCCATCGCGTTTATCATCCTTGCCTTTCTCATCCTTGGACTGGTGCATCTGTTCCGCACCATCCCGACATCCTTCGTGCCCAACGAAGACCAGGGTTACCTGATGGCGCAGGTGATCATGCCCGACTCCGCCAGCCTGAACCGCACGGTGCGGACCGCAAGCCAGGTGGATGCTCTATTCGCGAAGAATCCGGCTGTGGACAGCCGCAGCATGATCAACGGCTTCAGCCTGATCGACGGCCAGTACAAGCCGAACGTGTCGACCTTCTTCGTGACGTTGAAGGATTTTGAAGAGCGCTACTCTTCCAATGAACGCGCCCGCAAGCAGAACGCCAAGGCCGTGCTGACCGACGTGGCCGCCGAAGCCCGGGCGATCGACACGGGACTCTTCATCCCGATCATGCCACCGGCGATCCAGGGCATAGGCACCACCGGCGGCTTTGAATTCTGGATTCAGGACAAGGGAGCGGGCGACCCGGCGCGTTTGAATGAAGTGACCCAGCAGTTCCTTGCCAAGGCGGGCACGCGCCCGGAACTTTCCGGTATGAACAGCACCTTCCGGGCTGCCTCCCAGCAGTTGAGGGCGGAAGTCGATCGATCGAAAACCGTTCTTCTCGGACTGCCGATTTCCGATGTCTACAGCACCCTGCAGGCGCAGTTCGGCTCGATCCAGGTGAGTCAGTACAACGAGTACAGTCGTGTCTGGAACGTTATCCTGCAGTCCGATGCCCCCTATCGCCGGAACCCGGGGGACATCAAAAAGCTCTACACGCGGTCGAATGCCGGCACGATGGTCCCCCTCTCGGCGCTGGTCACCACCCGGTATGTCACCGGTCCGGACCTTGTGCGCCATTTCAACGGCCTCCCGGCGGCCCAGATCACCGGCAATGCCGCGCCGGGGTACAGCTCGGGCACGGCGATCGAGGTCATGGAAGAGGTGGCAAAAGAGGTTTTACCCGCGGAGTACGATTTCGACTGGTCAGGCATGGCCTACGAAGAAAAGAAATCGGGTGGCACCTCCGCGATAGCCTTCCTGTTCGGGATCATCATCGTCTTCCTCGTCCTGGCTGCCCAGTTCGAGTCGTGGATCATTCCCGGCTCCGTCCTGACCGCGGTGCCCTTCGGGATCCTCGGCGCCCTGATCTTCAACTGGCTGAGGGGCCTCAACAACGATGTCTACTTTCAGATCGGACTCCTGGTGCTGATCGGCCTCGGGGCCAAGAACGCGGTTTTGAGGGTGGCTTTTGCCGTGGACCTGCGCAAACAGGGACTTTCGGTTCTGGACGCCACGATCCAGGCCGGAGAGGAGCGGCTCCGGCCGATTATCATGACCTCGCTGGCCTTCATTTTCGGCGTGATTCCGCTGGCGATTGCCACCGGGGCAGGCGCCAACGCCCGCCACTCCATCGGGACCGGCGTCATAGGGGGTATGCTGGGAGAGACCACCCTGGCCATGCTCTACGTGCCGCTCTTCTTCTACCTCTTCGACACTCTTGTAGAAAGGTCCGCCAGGAAGAGGGCAGCCAAGCCTCCTCCGAAACCATCGCCTGCGGCTCCCCCTGACGGCGGCGCTCCGGAGCTGGCAACTAGCAAAAAGGAAGGTCACTAG
- a CDS encoding efflux transporter outer membrane subunit, with protein MGRMLIVCLIAIWVAGCTIGPDYRRPAVVTPAAWRVDYESAAGLANLAWWEQFNDPDLSGLIAAALRQNLDLMTAAKRVEQFLGVLDTTRSEFFPQVGTAVSGGRQRETGNGPLPREAITYDFYEAQLNFTWEIDLWGRIRRASEAARAEVLASEEGRRGVVLTLVTSVAGSYITLRGLDRQLAIARETERAYAKTLDLFKLRHEKGTVSRVEVSQVESQYEIAAQEIPQLEALIRQQENLLSILLGRYPGPIPRGLTLDEMALPGIPAGLPSELLENRPDIRQAEATMVAANARIGVARALYFPRLALTGDYGVASIELGDLFDASSEIWSLAGQAVAPIFTFGSISGQVKQAEAIQQQALLQYRQTILNAFGEVENALIRTTKGREQLASQRRQVAALQDYARLATLQYEAGTADYLKVLDAERSLFSGQLSMVSTQTDVFTSLVDVYRAMGGGWIDEADRMAATAEGNDQKDLP; from the coding sequence ATGGGCCGAATGCTGATTGTCTGCCTAATCGCAATATGGGTTGCCGGATGCACCATCGGCCCGGATTACCGGCGTCCGGCTGTCGTAACCCCCGCCGCCTGGCGGGTCGACTACGAGAGCGCCGCCGGGCTGGCCAATCTGGCCTGGTGGGAGCAGTTCAATGACCCGGATCTGAGCGGGCTCATCGCCGCCGCCCTGCGCCAAAACCTCGATCTGATGACCGCTGCGAAACGGGTGGAACAGTTCCTGGGCGTTCTGGATACCACCCGGTCCGAGTTCTTTCCCCAAGTGGGCACCGCAGTCTCCGGCGGGCGCCAGCGGGAAACCGGTAACGGACCGCTGCCCAGGGAAGCCATCACCTATGATTTTTACGAGGCTCAACTCAACTTCACCTGGGAAATCGATCTTTGGGGCCGTATCCGCCGTGCTTCGGAAGCAGCCCGGGCAGAGGTGCTGGCGAGCGAGGAGGGAAGGCGGGGGGTGGTTCTTACCCTGGTAACCAGCGTTGCCGGCAGCTACATCACCTTGCGGGGGCTCGACCGCCAACTCGCCATCGCCCGTGAAACGGAGCGTGCCTACGCCAAAACCCTGGATCTGTTCAAGCTGCGCCACGAGAAGGGGACGGTGTCGCGGGTGGAGGTGAGCCAGGTCGAGTCCCAGTACGAGATAGCCGCCCAGGAAATCCCACAGCTCGAGGCACTGATCCGCCAGCAGGAAAACCTGCTCTCGATCCTGCTCGGCCGCTACCCTGGCCCGATTCCCCGCGGCCTGACCCTCGACGAGATGGCTCTGCCCGGCATCCCCGCCGGACTGCCCTCCGAATTGCTCGAAAACCGCCCCGACATTCGCCAGGCCGAAGCCACGATGGTCGCTGCCAACGCCCGCATCGGCGTCGCGCGGGCCCTCTATTTCCCCCGGCTGGCCCTGACGGGCGATTACGGAGTGGCGAGCATCGAACTGGGGGATCTCTTCGACGCTTCCTCTGAAATCTGGTCTCTGGCCGGGCAGGCTGTTGCGCCCATCTTCACCTTCGGCTCCATTTCAGGACAGGTGAAGCAGGCCGAGGCGATCCAGCAGCAGGCGCTCTTGCAGTATCGGCAGACCATCCTGAACGCCTTCGGCGAAGTGGAAAACGCCTTGATCCGGACCACCAAGGGGCGTGAACAGCTCGCTTCGCAGCGTCGGCAGGTGGCGGCCCTTCAGGATTACGCGCGCCTGGCAACGCTCCAGTATGAAGCCGGGACCGCCGATTACCTGAAAGTTCTGGATGCCGAACGTTCGCTATTTTCCGGTCAGTTGTCCATGGTTTCGACTCAGACCGATGTCTTTACTTCGCTTGTCGATGTGTACCGGGCAATGGGGGGTGGCTGGATCGATGAAGCCGACCGCATGGCGGCGACTGCGGAGGGGAATGATCAGAAGGATTTGCCCTAA
- a CDS encoding lipid-binding SYLF domain-containing protein, translating into MKQNTHFPSIINWVLTLTILAGLFCPSPVLAASADEIDQKVAAALDSLYADSSAAKELSGVAKGILVFPNVVKGGFIVGGHYGEGALLVNGSPEAYFNTVAASYGLQIGAQKFGYAMFLMTEEALNYLETSQGWEIGVGPSVVVVDSGLARSLSTSTAKEDIYAFFFSQKGLMAGLGLQGSKITRIDPEE; encoded by the coding sequence ATGAAACAGAACACCCATTTTCCGTCCATAATCAATTGGGTATTAACGCTGACCATTCTCGCTGGTCTCTTCTGCCCGTCTCCCGTCCTTGCCGCCTCGGCCGATGAAATCGATCAGAAGGTCGCCGCCGCCCTGGACAGTCTCTATGCCGATTCGTCGGCGGCGAAGGAACTTTCGGGGGTGGCCAAGGGAATCCTGGTTTTCCCGAACGTCGTCAAGGGCGGTTTCATCGTGGGAGGGCATTACGGGGAAGGCGCTCTCCTGGTAAACGGCAGTCCCGAGGCCTACTTCAACACGGTGGCCGCGTCCTACGGTCTTCAGATCGGTGCCCAGAAATTCGGTTATGCCATGTTTCTGATGACCGAGGAGGCTCTGAATTATCTGGAAACCAGTCAAGGATGGGAGATTGGGGTCGGACCAAGCGTGGTTGTGGTGGATTCCGGTTTAGCCAGAAGCCTGTCTACCTCCACGGCCAAAGAAGACATCTACGCCTTCTTCTTCAGCCAGAAAGGATTGATGGCGGGACTGGGCCTGCAGGGTTCCAAAATCACCCGGATCGATCCGGAAGAATAG
- a CDS encoding glycogen/starch/alpha-glucan phosphorylase, which translates to MTDKKTNSAPDVEWGKSRRGMAVKELKQGILDHLNFTQARPPEWATAKDWYGAVSHAIRDRMLDDWLSTLEQLSARNRKIVCYLSAEFLTGPHLGNNLVNLGILQPVRQAVAELGRDLDELVRQEEEPGLGNGGLGRLAACFIDSMATLRIPAVGYGIRYEFGIFDQKLHDGWQVEITDKWLRLGNPWEICRPELVFQVGFGGWTEVWHDEQGRYRVRWTPHRMVKGIAYDTPIAGYLSGVTDLLRLWKSEAVESFDFQIFNHGDYYRAVDEKVVSETLSKVLYPNDEPVAGKRLRLAQQYFFVSCSLQDMLRLHRGRGEDIETFAESFAVQLNDTHPAIAVAELMRLLVDEHLLSWESAWDITRQTLAYTNHTLLPEALEKWPLPLFAEMLPRHLEIIYEINRRFLDEVRRRFPRDEGKVARLSIIDEAGEKYVRMAHLACVGSHAVNGVAALHSRLLKETVLRDFYDLEPAKFHNVTNGVTPRRWILLSNPGLTGLITGKIGNGWVKDPEQLRELEAFADNSDFQADWQRVKEDNKRQLAAAILQRTGIAVEPETLFDIQVKRIHEYKRQHLNVLHIITLYNRIKRDPRAAIVPRTFIFGGKAAPGYAMAKLIIKLITSVGEVVNNDRDVAGRLKVVFFPDFNVTNGQLIYPAADLSEQISLAGKEASGTGNMKFSFNGALTIGTLDGANVEIREEVGAENFFLFGMTAAEVFDVKAHGYQPWRWLEKRPELRKILDQLSSGVFSRGDNRLFRPLVDHLWGRDDYLLVADYPAYVAAQDRVAAAWREPGHWTRMAILNVARMGKFSSDRSIRDYCRNIWKTGPLPG; encoded by the coding sequence ATGACCGATAAAAAAACCAATTCAGCTCCCGATGTTGAATGGGGCAAGTCCCGCCGGGGAATGGCCGTCAAGGAACTGAAACAGGGGATACTGGACCATCTGAACTTTACCCAGGCCCGTCCCCCGGAATGGGCCACGGCCAAGGACTGGTACGGTGCCGTTTCCCATGCGATTCGCGACCGGATGCTCGACGACTGGCTCTCGACCTTGGAGCAACTCTCTGCCCGGAACAGGAAAATCGTTTGTTACCTGTCGGCCGAGTTCCTGACGGGCCCCCATCTTGGCAACAACCTGGTCAATCTCGGCATCCTGCAGCCGGTTCGGCAGGCCGTGGCCGAATTGGGACGCGACCTGGACGAACTGGTCCGACAGGAAGAGGAGCCGGGGCTTGGAAACGGGGGCCTGGGGCGGCTCGCCGCCTGTTTCATCGATTCCATGGCGACCTTGCGGATTCCGGCAGTCGGCTACGGCATCCGCTATGAATTCGGGATTTTCGACCAGAAGCTGCATGACGGGTGGCAGGTGGAGATCACAGACAAATGGCTGCGGCTCGGCAACCCCTGGGAGATCTGCCGACCGGAATTGGTTTTCCAGGTCGGTTTCGGCGGCTGGACCGAGGTCTGGCACGACGAGCAGGGGCGGTACCGCGTCCGCTGGACTCCCCATCGAATGGTCAAGGGCATCGCCTACGACACCCCCATAGCCGGTTATCTTTCCGGAGTGACAGATCTGCTGCGTCTGTGGAAATCGGAGGCGGTGGAATCCTTCGATTTTCAGATCTTCAACCATGGGGACTACTACCGCGCGGTGGACGAAAAGGTGGTCTCCGAAACCCTTTCCAAGGTCCTCTATCCCAACGACGAGCCTGTTGCCGGCAAGCGGTTGCGCCTGGCCCAGCAGTACTTTTTCGTCAGCTGTTCCCTGCAGGACATGCTGAGGCTTCACCGGGGCCGGGGAGAAGACATCGAGACCTTTGCCGAGAGTTTCGCCGTGCAGCTCAACGACACCCACCCGGCCATTGCCGTCGCGGAACTGATGAGACTGCTGGTGGACGAACACCTGCTGAGCTGGGAGTCGGCCTGGGACATCACACGTCAAACCCTGGCCTACACCAATCACACCCTTTTGCCCGAGGCGCTGGAAAAATGGCCGCTGCCGCTGTTCGCCGAAATGCTGCCCCGGCATCTGGAGATCATCTACGAGATCAACCGGCGGTTCCTGGACGAAGTCCGCCGGCGCTTCCCCAGGGATGAAGGAAAGGTGGCCCGCCTGTCGATCATCGATGAAGCGGGTGAGAAATACGTGCGCATGGCTCACCTGGCCTGTGTCGGCAGCCATGCGGTCAACGGCGTCGCCGCCCTGCATTCCAGGCTCCTGAAAGAAACGGTTCTCCGGGACTTTTACGATCTGGAGCCGGCAAAATTCCACAATGTCACCAACGGGGTCACTCCCCGGCGCTGGATTTTGTTGAGCAACCCCGGCTTGACCGGACTGATTACCGGCAAGATCGGCAACGGCTGGGTGAAGGACCCCGAACAACTGCGGGAACTGGAAGCCTTTGCCGATAACAGCGATTTCCAGGCGGACTGGCAGAGGGTGAAGGAGGACAACAAACGCCAGCTTGCCGCGGCTATCCTGCAGAGAACCGGCATCGCTGTCGAACCGGAAACGCTTTTCGATATACAGGTGAAGCGGATTCACGAATACAAGCGTCAGCATCTGAACGTGCTGCATATCATCACCCTCTACAATCGCATCAAGCGTGATCCACGGGCCGCGATCGTTCCCCGGACCTTCATCTTCGGCGGCAAGGCGGCGCCCGGCTACGCCATGGCCAAGCTGATCATCAAACTCATCACTTCCGTCGGGGAGGTGGTCAATAACGACCGTGATGTGGCCGGCCGTCTGAAGGTGGTTTTTTTTCCCGACTTCAACGTGACCAACGGCCAGTTGATCTACCCGGCCGCGGATCTTTCAGAACAGATTTCCCTGGCCGGCAAGGAAGCCTCTGGAACGGGCAACATGAAGTTTTCCTTCAACGGGGCTTTGACCATCGGCACCCTCGACGGTGCCAACGTCGAGATTCGTGAGGAAGTCGGGGCGGAGAACTTTTTCCTCTTCGGGATGACCGCCGCCGAAGTTTTCGATGTCAAGGCTCACGGCTATCAGCCCTGGCGCTGGCTGGAGAAAAGGCCCGAACTGCGGAAAATCCTCGATCAGCTTTCATCGGGAGTCTTCTCCAGAGGAGATAATCGGTTGTTCCGGCCTCTGGTAGATCATCTGTGGGGGCGGGACGATTACCTGCTGGTGGCCGACTACCCGGCGTATGTCGCAGCCCAGGACCGGGTGGCGGCCGCCTGGAGGGAACCCGGTCACTGGACCCGGATGGCCATCCTCAACGTGGCCCGGATGGGGAAATTCTCCTCCGACCGCTCCATCCGTGATTACTGTCGGAACATCTGGAAGACCGGGCCCTTGCCCGGATAG
- a CDS encoding DUF3313 domain-containing protein encodes MKRTCRLAFFLVLAILLVSCAGKTATEEATVAERSGFYTDPYPDFSPGPKDGADLRYLKPGVDFSKYNKIMLDHVLFYPTKESALNGLEADALQELANDFHQAVIKEMQDAYPLVAEPGPDVLRVRVAITDIKLAKPVANAVSTVLPVGLAVSIVKKGVTGASTGVGYASMEMEALDSMTNSRVGAAVDKHVGGKLHAFTKTGSAEEAFEYWAKRLRIYMDNVHGKNGEAAE; translated from the coding sequence ATGAAAAGAACATGCAGATTGGCGTTTTTCCTTGTCCTGGCAATTCTTCTGGTGAGTTGTGCCGGGAAAACAGCTACCGAGGAGGCCACCGTCGCGGAGCGCTCAGGATTCTATACCGATCCCTATCCGGATTTTTCTCCCGGTCCCAAGGACGGAGCCGACCTGCGTTATCTGAAACCGGGGGTCGATTTCTCCAAGTACAACAAAATAATGCTCGATCATGTGCTTTTCTATCCAACCAAGGAATCGGCCCTTAACGGGTTGGAGGCGGATGCGCTGCAGGAGCTGGCCAACGACTTCCACCAGGCGGTGATCAAGGAGATGCAGGATGCCTACCCCCTCGTGGCGGAACCAGGCCCGGACGTGCTGCGCGTGCGGGTGGCCATCACGGATATCAAGCTTGCCAAACCGGTGGCCAATGCCGTGTCGACCGTCCTGCCGGTCGGTCTGGCGGTTTCGATCGTCAAAAAAGGGGTTACGGGGGCATCCACGGGGGTCGGCTACGCAAGCATGGAGATGGAGGCGCTGGACAGCATGACCAATTCCCGGGTCGGCGCGGCCGTTGACAAACATGTGGGCGGCAAGCTCCACGCATTCACCAAGACCGGATCGGCAGAAGAAGCTTTCGAGTACTGGGCGAAAAGACTGCGTATCTACATGGACAACGTGCATGGCAAAAATGGCGAGGCGGCTGAATAA
- a CDS encoding ABC transporter permease, translating to MKRKSGNRSFPKRLNAEDQAAFSHPGAGEIRLDLAGDWTGGQRPVTADGLRQELEKSPGVRLLSFDSRQLGSWDSSLLTFLLMVRKVCTERQVSIDEGELPEGARRLLALATAVPERPGGRKASEKASFLERVGDRALAVWQKNLGTTAFIGEAALSIGRLVTGRARFRRADFFTIMRECGSRALPIVSLISLLVGLILAFVGSVQLEMFGAEIYVASLVGVAMVRVMGAIMTGIIMAGRTGAAFAAQLGTMQVNEEIDALATMGFSPFEFLVLPRMLALCLMMPLLCVYADLMGVLGGLFVGVFMLDLNVMEYLNTTRASVGLKDFWVGLFHSGVFGVLVALAGCLKGLQCGRSASAVGDATTSAVVTGIVSIIVATGIITLICDVLGI from the coding sequence ATGAAGAGAAAGAGCGGAAATCGGTCGTTTCCGAAAAGGTTGAATGCGGAAGATCAGGCTGCTTTTTCCCATCCGGGAGCGGGAGAAATTCGCCTCGATCTGGCCGGAGACTGGACTGGAGGACAGCGACCGGTGACGGCCGACGGTTTGCGGCAGGAGTTGGAGAAGTCTCCCGGAGTGCGCCTCCTGTCCTTCGACTCCCGGCAGCTCGGCAGCTGGGACAGCAGCCTGCTGACCTTCCTGCTGATGGTCCGCAAGGTCTGCACCGAACGGCAGGTTTCCATCGACGAGGGGGAGCTTCCCGAAGGGGCTCGGCGACTGCTTGCACTCGCCACCGCCGTACCGGAACGGCCGGGAGGGAGGAAGGCGTCCGAAAAGGCGTCCTTCCTCGAAAGGGTCGGCGACAGGGCACTGGCTGTCTGGCAAAAGAATCTGGGAACGACAGCCTTCATCGGTGAAGCTGCCCTTTCCATCGGCCGGCTGGTGACCGGTCGGGCCCGGTTCCGGCGCGCCGATTTTTTCACCATCATGCGCGAGTGCGGCTCTCGGGCTTTGCCCATCGTCTCGCTGATCAGCTTGCTGGTCGGGCTGATCCTGGCCTTCGTCGGGTCGGTCCAACTGGAGATGTTCGGTGCCGAGATCTATGTCGCCAGCCTGGTCGGAGTCGCCATGGTCCGGGTCATGGGAGCGATCATGACCGGCATCATCATGGCCGGGCGAACCGGCGCCGCCTTTGCCGCCCAGCTCGGCACCATGCAGGTCAACGAGGAGATCGACGCCCTGGCCACCATGGGCTTTTCCCCTTTCGAGTTCCTGGTGCTGCCGCGCATGCTGGCCCTCTGCCTGATGATGCCGCTGCTCTGCGTCTATGCCGACCTGATGGGTGTCCTCGGCGGACTCTTCGTCGGGGTTTTCATGCTCGATCTCAATGTCATGGAATACCTCAACACGACCCGGGCGTCGGTCGGTTTGAAGGATTTCTGGGTCGGCCTGTTTCACAGCGGCGTCTTCGGTGTGCTGGTGGCCCTGGCTGGCTGCCTGAAGGGACTGCAGTGCGGCCGGAGCGCCTCTGCGGTGGGCGATGCCACGACTTCGGCGGTGGTCACCGGCATCGTCAGTATAATAGTTGCCACAGGGATCATCACCTTGATTTGCGATGTACTGGGGATTTGA
- a CDS encoding ATP-binding cassette domain-containing protein — translation MAINGDKQTPLIEVQNLTMAYGPRVIQRDLTFTVDRGDVFIIMGGSGCGKSTLLRHLIGLMAPAQGKVIYDGEDFWAVEPERQQQIMRRFGVLYQSGALWSSMTLAENVALPLEEYTSLPTGEIRDRVSLKLALVGLAGFEDYYPSEISGGMKKRAGLARAMALDPDILFFDEPSAGLDPISSHLLDDLILELRESLGATVVVVTHELASIFAIGNNSVFLDPETKTMIAAGDPKKLLQESENPKVKSFLTRGEAA, via the coding sequence GTGGCCATCAACGGCGATAAACAAACTCCACTCATCGAAGTACAAAACCTGACCATGGCCTATGGTCCCCGGGTCATCCAGCGCGACCTGACCTTCACGGTGGATCGAGGGGATGTGTTCATCATCATGGGCGGCAGCGGCTGCGGCAAGAGCACCCTGCTGCGGCATCTGATCGGACTGATGGCGCCGGCCCAAGGGAAGGTGATATACGACGGCGAGGATTTCTGGGCGGTGGAGCCGGAGCGGCAGCAGCAGATCATGCGGCGTTTCGGAGTCCTCTATCAGAGCGGTGCGCTGTGGAGTTCGATGACCCTGGCGGAAAACGTGGCCCTGCCGCTCGAGGAATATACTTCGCTGCCCACAGGGGAAATCCGCGACCGGGTTTCGCTGAAGCTCGCCCTGGTCGGTTTGGCGGGGTTCGAGGATTACTATCCAAGCGAAATCAGCGGCGGCATGAAGAAGCGGGCCGGTCTGGCCCGGGCGATGGCGCTCGATCCCGACATCCTTTTCTTCGACGAACCCTCCGCCGGCCTTGACCCGATCAGTTCGCACCTGCTCGACGATCTGATCCTGGAACTTCGCGAGAGCCTGGGGGCGACGGTAGTGGTCGTCACCCACGAACTGGCCAGCATTTTCGCCATCGGCAACAATTCGGTGTTCCTCGATCCGGAGACGAAGACGATGATCGCCGCGGGCGATCCGAAAAAACTTCTTCAGGAGTCGGAAAACCCGAAGGTGAAAAGCTTTCTGACCCGGGGTGAAGCTGCCTGA